In one Oligoflexia bacterium genomic region, the following are encoded:
- a CDS encoding YajQ family cyclic di-GMP-binding protein, translating to MPSFDVVSKLDLQEVDNAINQTRKEISTRYDFRGSKTEIQLEKDLIKLLADDDYKLKALKEILESKLIKRGVSLRALDYQKEVEASMGALRQEVKLINGLTKEKAKEVCAVIKEGKYKANPAIQDDLVRVTSKSIDELQTVMQVLKTKDVGVPLQFVNMRS from the coding sequence ATGCCATCATTTGATGTTGTTTCAAAGTTAGATCTACAAGAGGTAGATAACGCCATCAACCAAACGCGTAAAGAAATTTCAACGCGTTATGATTTTCGTGGATCAAAAACTGAAATACAATTGGAAAAAGATTTAATCAAACTTTTGGCGGATGACGATTACAAACTTAAAGCGCTAAAGGAAATTCTTGAGTCAAAACTTATCAAGCGTGGAGTAAGTCTACGGGCGCTTGATTATCAAAAAGAAGTAGAGGCTTCAATGGGTGCTCTTCGTCAAGAGGTAAAACTCATTAATGGGCTCACTAAAGAAAAAGCAAAAGAAGTATGTGCTGTTATTAAAGAGGGTAAGTATAAAGCTAACCCCGCTATTCAAGATGATCTAGTTCGCGTTACGAGCAAAAGCATTGATGAGTTGCAAACAGTGATGCAGGTTTTAAAAACTAAAGATGTTGGTGTTCCTCTGCAATTTGTAAATATGAGGTCGTAA
- a CDS encoding outer membrane lipoprotein carrier protein LolA, which translates to MKSLSIFIAKKLTIIIATVVMTVLFFSNAQAKTSKHLREVEDRYRNTQTVKMHVSKTVKSQLLDKVKTSQGEIQVKKGGRLRWETTEPDHSLIVVNKDAVWLVDFPTEKDEKIAVLKAQQPKKSQPQALVAFLMGQGHITSDFVSKSETTNGDSVSYNLKPKDKQAQVIWLTVVVNKKTKTIETIMFEDTISNTTTLEFSDIKFDLPMEDELFKFIPPKNSDVTLID; encoded by the coding sequence ATGAAAAGCCTCTCCATATTTATTGCAAAAAAATTAACGATCATCATTGCAACTGTTGTTATGACTGTTCTGTTTTTCTCCAATGCTCAGGCAAAAACATCAAAACACTTGCGTGAAGTTGAAGATCGCTATCGCAATACTCAAACTGTTAAAATGCATGTCTCCAAAACGGTAAAATCACAACTCTTAGATAAAGTAAAAACTTCTCAAGGTGAAATTCAAGTTAAAAAAGGTGGCAGACTTCGTTGGGAAACCACAGAGCCTGATCATTCACTTATCGTTGTAAATAAAGATGCGGTATGGCTTGTAGATTTCCCGACAGAAAAAGATGAAAAAATCGCAGTATTAAAAGCGCAACAACCAAAGAAAAGTCAGCCCCAAGCGTTGGTTGCTTTTTTAATGGGGCAGGGCCACATTACCAGTGACTTTGTAAGTAAAAGTGAAACTACAAATGGGGATAGTGTTTCATACAACCTAAAACCAAAAGATAAACAAGCCCAAGTAATTTGGCTAACCGTGGTTGTAAATAAAAAAACAAAAACTATCGAAACTATAATGTTTGAAGACACTATCAGTAACACAACGACTCTTGAATTTTCTGATATTAAATTTGATCTTCCTATGGAAGATGAACTTTTTAAATTTATTCCACCCAAGAATTCCGACGTTACACTTATTGACTAA
- a CDS encoding DUF2442 domain-containing protein, with amino-acid sequence MFKQALTTFKISPSGYGVHWPDIDEDISIKSFLAP; translated from the coding sequence TTGTTCAAGCAAGCGCTCACCACCTTCAAAATTTCACCCTCGGGTTATGGAGTTCATTGGCCTGACATTGATGAAGATATCAGTATTAAATCTTTTCTCGCGCCCTAA